The Athalia rosae chromosome 7, iyAthRosa1.1, whole genome shotgun sequence genome window below encodes:
- the LOC105689259 gene encoding protein kinase C-binding protein NELL1-like isoform X5 translates to MRVHEINTTLQLAALIILARAPQLGAHRMETKSPGAKAVPNPHHKVSQPSRLQDSAEGAPTSVSGASSSEATVTSSSGVGGLSTRSGYPAGVRSIPPPEINAGLVNNGGSLDLLTALQLHNTTRQGVSRVPGLVAIKPAYYLQGDERELRVNEAGFQRAAAILRQVPEFTVAAALRQEEANSGTIIAFSHGNNRYLELQSSGRKDELRLHYLSRRDGNVHVEAFPFRLADGAWHRVALSISGSQVELLVDCHPLYRRLLRPGPPDTNFTRPQLQLWVGQRNAKHSLFKGALQDVKLIPGPHGYLSQCPQLDSSCPTCGQFSMLQNTVEQLMQNLNELTQRLAAAEGRISKVEECECQKSCRVNGSVHYDGETWERGCKQCSCVHGVIECRPISCPKVNCTSPYIPEGECCPKCRMQCLLFGVLYEHNARVSPKPCTLCTCNDGSFTCNKSDASEICPPLPCPLSQQISVADECCKFCPGVDYCADKPKCHINASCLNLQTTYACHCNIGYQGDGHNCHDVDECKQQGGSEGHHCNANTRCVNTNGSYICECLPGYHRTDKFNCAELDECSTGQHGCDEHAICINTAGSYNCKCQDGYVGDGYSCRPVCNRPCQNGGECVAPGKCSCRRGYTGTSCELDLDECASDLHRCHHSSTCFNMQGWYYCRCKPGYHSALHDTTQGTQCQDIDECNDQTIGRKHTCHPNARCVNTDGGYMCVCPPERGPDCKLSCIFEDKEVRNGDTVAPAGYPCRRCTCQDGVISCKEPSCNCSVSASQRDKCCPQCDPSASCRHQELHHLIFRSGERWIYQCQTCECLNGEIDCWQMECPPVTCSNPVTEDGDCCPRCEDDPCAREVSSNGTSLTSNHPQPCSYAGIMHESSSSWKDPHDKCTTCECKVPYCAQLVSNSACCVHRMGSYAAAMITGVLVISSNGRGSFVALAYWACRGLRHLVHRKQRYQRSPRLYPRRTRAFSRLRELRTLWLLPEVILMGKGPLIPTIVGVTVVVLVRIIRKVDRALSRLWHVVSPHLQYYLQNQRRDLQLTEVERLETL, encoded by the exons ATGAGGGTGCACGAAATAAACACCACCTTACAACTAGCTGCTCTCATTATTCTGGCAAGGGCCCCGCAACTCGGAGCTCACCGAATGGAAACCAAGTCCCCGGGGGCTAAGGCCGTCCCGAACCCTCACCACAAAGTATCGCAACCTTCGCGGTTGCAGGATTCCGCGGAAGGTGCGCCAACTTCCG TTTCGGGAGCGTCGTCGAGCGAAGCAACGGTAACGTCGTCGTCCGGTGTCGGCGGTCTCTCGACGAGGTCCGGATACCCCGCCGGCGTAAGGAGCATCCCTCCGCCGGAAATTAACGCTGGACTGGTCAACAACGGGGGCAGTTTGGACCTGCTAACCGCGTTACAACTCCACAACACGACGCGCCAAGGAGTATCCAGAGTTCCTGGATTGGTCGCTATCAAACCGGCGTACTACCTGCAGG GGGATGAAAGAGAGCTTCGGGTGAACGAAGCGGGTTTTCAAAGGGCTGCTGCGATTCTTCGGCAGGTTCCGGAGTTCACGGTAGCCGCTGCTCTTCGTCAAGAAGAGGCCAATTCTGGTACAATAATTGCCTTTTCGCACGGGAACAATAG GTATCTGGAGCTGCAGAGCAGCGGTCGTAAGGACGAGCTACGGCTCCATTATCTCTCGAGAAGGGACGGAAACGTTCACGTGGAAGCGTTCCCTTTCCGTCTGGCCGACGGCGCGTGGCACAGAGTCGCCCTTAGCATCAGCGGTTCGCAGGTTGAGCTTTTAGTCGATTGTCATCCCCTCTACAGGCGCCTACTCAGGCCCGGACCACCAGACACAAACTTCACCCGCCCCCAACTCCAGCTATGGGTCGGCCAAAGGAATGCCAAGCATTCCCTGTTCAAG GGAGCTTTGCAGGACGTTAAACTTATACCCGGTCCGCACGGGTACCTTTCGCAGTGTCCACAGTTGGATTCTTCCTGCCCAACTTGCGGTCAATTTTCCATGCTGCAGAACACCGTCGAACAACTCATGCAGAACCTCAACGAATTGACTCAAAGG TTAGCAGCTGCAGAGGGTAGGATCAGCAAGGTGGAGGAATGCGAGTGCCAAAAGTCCTGCAGAGTCAACGGTTCGGTACACTACGACGGAGAAACTTGGGAAAGAGGATGCAAGCAGTGCTCCTGCGTTCACGGCGTTATAGAGTGCAGGCCAATTTCATGCCCCAAGGTGAATTGCACGAGCCCCTACATACCGGAGGGAGAATGCTGCCCGAAATGTCGCA TGCAGTGCTTGCTCTTCGGCGTTTTGTACGAGCACAACGCCAGGGTGTCTCCGAAGCCGTGTACGTTGTGCACGTGTAACGACGGCAGTTTTACCTGCAACAAAAGCGATGCATCGGAAATTTGCCCGCCCTTGCCTTGCCCGCTAAGTCAGCAGATCAGCGTGGCTGACGAGTGTTGCAAGTTTTGCCCAG GTGTGGATTACTGCGCGGACAAACCTAAATGTCATATCAACGCTTCTTGCCTGAATCTCCAGACAACTTACGCCTGTCATTGTAACATTGGCTATCAAGGAGACGGACATAATTGCCACG ATGTCGACGAATGCAAACAGCAAGGTGGCTCGGAAGGACATCACTGCAACGCCAATACCCGATGCGTCAATACGAACGGCTCGTACATTTGCGAATGCTTGCCCGGCTATCACAGAACGGATAAATTCAATTGCGCCGAATTGGACGAATGTTCTACCGGCCAACACGGTTGCGACGAACACGCGATCTGCATAAACACGGCGGGCAGTTACAACTGCAAATGTCAGGACGGTTACGTCGGCGACGGATACAGCTGTAGGC CTGTATGCAACCGCCCTTGTCAGAACGGCGGGGAGTGCGTTGCCCCGGGTAAATGCTCCTGCAGACGCGGTTACACCGGAACAAGTTGCGAATTAGATCTCGACGAGTGCGCCAGCGACCTTCACAGATGCCATCATTCTTCCACGTGCTTTAATATGCAAGGTTGGTATTATTGTCGCTGCAAGCCAGGATATCACAGTGCTCTGCACGACACTACTCAAGGAACTCAATGCCAGGACATAGACGAGTGTAACGATCAAACGATTGGTAGAAAACACACCTGCCACCCAAATGCTCGGTGCGTCAATACCGATGGTGGCTACATGTGCGTTTGTCCGCCCGAACGTGGGCCTGATTGTAAACTGA GCTGTATATTCGAAGACAAGGAGGTGAGAAACGGCGACACGGTCGCCCCCGCCGGATATCCGTGCAGACGGTGTACCTGCCAAGACGGTGTTATTAGTTGCAAGGAACCGAGCTGCAACTGCAGCGTTTCCGCTAGCCAGAGGGACAAGTGTTGCCCGCAATGCGATCCATCCGCCTCTTGCAGACACCAAGAGCTCCACCATCTGATATTCAGGAGCGGCGAAAGATGGATATATCAGTGTCAAACTTGCGAATGTTTG AACGGAGAAATAGACTGCTGGCAAATGGAATGTCCACCGGTAACGTGTTCGAATCCCGTTACCGAGGACGGTGACTGCTGTCCAAGATGCGAGGACGATCCTTGCGCCAGAGAAGTTTCGTCGAACGGTACTTCTCTCACGTCCAATCATCCTCAGCCCTGCAGTTACGCCGGTATAATGCACGAAAGTAGCAGCTCGTGGAAGGACCCCCACGACAAGTGCACCACGTGCGAGTGCAAG GTGCCGTACTGCGCCCAATTGGTGAGCAATAGCGCGTGTTGTGTGCATCG GATGGGCAGTTATGCTGCAGCTATGATTACCGGTGTGCTGGTGATATCGTCCAACGGCCGGGGCAGCTTCGTAGCACTAGCTTATTGGGCCTGTCGAGGTCTCCGTCATTTGGTACATCGAAAGCAACGGTACCAACGGTCTCCTCGACTTTACCCTCGACGAACAAGGGCGTTCAGCAGACTACGAGAGCTCAGGACTCTCTGGTTATTACCAGAAGTGATATTAATGGGAAAAGGTCCATTGATACCTACTATCGTCGGGGTAACAGTGGTGGTGTTAGTGCGTATAATAAGGAAGGTAGACAGAGCGTTGTCAAGACTCTGGCACGTAGTGTCTCCGCACCTGCAGTATTACCTGCAAAATCAACGCAGAGACCTGCAGTTAACAGAGGTGGAACGACTTGAAACTTTATAA